One Panicum virgatum strain AP13 chromosome 9K, P.virgatum_v5, whole genome shotgun sequence genomic region harbors:
- the LOC120647080 gene encoding protein STRUBBELIG-RECEPTOR FAMILY 6-like isoform X2 — protein sequence MGRRSGGGGGTVGVPWLLLLLGCCCCSRRIFAAADTDPNDLAVLNTLFTSLNSPGQLNGWQANGGDPCGQSWKGVICSGSGVTKILLPNLGLSGNLAYNMNNLGSLTELDMSQNSLGGGNQIQYNLPYMKLEKLNLAGNQFGGNLPYSISTMNNLKYLNLNHNQLLGNISDVFSSLYSLTELDLSFNSLTGDLPQSFTGLSSLKKLYLQNNQFTGYINVLANLPLEALNVANNRFTGWIPSQLKKINSIQTDGNSWSTGPAPPPPPYTAPPPPNRRNGPGQNGDGSGGKSGIGGGGVAGIIISLLVVGAIVAFFLIKRRKRKAAMEEHFEQHQPFTSFPSNEVKDMKPIDESTAVDIESLSSPTSISLKPPLKIEHHKSFDDDDDFSNKPVSKKSNIAPIKATVYSVADLQMATDSFSFDNLVGEGTFGRVYRAQFNDGKVLAIKKLDSTVMPFQSSDDFAELVSNISKLHHPNLNELVGYCMEHGQHLLVYDFHRNGSLHDLLHLSDEYSKPLSWNSRVKIALGSARALENFKSSNILLDSEFNPHLSDAGLASFIPDAEFQAAEQSAGYTAPEVDMTGQYTLKSDVYSFGVVMLELLTGRRPFDSSRPRSEQSLVRWATPQLHDIDALDRMVDPALKGLYPAKSLSRFADVLALCVQPEPEFRPPMSEVVQALVRLVQRANMTKRMLDGDTSRRADDQDPDFI from the exons atggggaggaggagcggaggcggtggtgggACGGTGGGCGTgccatggctgctgctgctcctcggatgctgctgctgcagcagacGGATCTTCGCTGCTGCGGACACGGACCCCAACGATC TTGCTGTCCTCAATACACTCTTTACTAGTCTGAATTCTCCTGGGCAGCTCAATGGTTGGCAGGCAAATGGTGGTGATCCTTGTGGCCAGTCATGGAAGGGGGTAATTTGCTCAGGATCAGGGGTcactaaaat CTTATTGCCGAACTTGGGACTCTCCGGGAATCTGGCCTACAACATGAATAACTTGGGTTCATTGACTGAGCT TGACATGAGCCAAAACAGCCTTGGCGGTGGAAACCAAATACAGTACAATCTTCCCTATATGAAGCTTGAGAAACT CAATCTTGCAGGAAATCAGTTTGGCGGAAATTTACCCTACTCAATTTCAACGATGAATAATCTTAAGTATTT AAACCTTAACCACAACCAATTACTAGGAAATATTTCCGATGTATTTTCCAGCCTTTATAGTTTGACAGAACT AGATCTCTCCTTTAATTCTCTTACTGGTGATCTACCACAAAGTTTCACTGGATTGTCAAGCCTGAAAAAATT ATATTTGCAGAACAATCAATTTACTGGTTATATCAATGTCCTAGCTAATCTCCCCCTTGAAGCTCT GAATGTTGCAAACAACCGTTTCACAGGTTGGATTCCTAGTCAGCTTAAGAAGATAAACAGTATACA GACTGACGGAAATTCTTGGAGCACAGGACCagcgccacctccacctccatatacagcgccgcctcccccgaATCGTCGGAACGGCCCAGGGCAGAATGGTGATGGTTCTGGTGGAAAATCTGGAATAGGTGGTGGAGGTGTAGCAGGAATTATCATATCATTGCTGGTTGTTGGAGCAATTGTTGCATTCTTTctaataaaaagaagaaaacgcAAAGCTGCTATGGAAGAACACTTTGAACAGCACCAGCCATTCACTTCCTTCCCCTCGAACGAAGTTAAAG ACATGAAGCCTATTGACGAGTCTACTGCAGTAGACATAGAGTCTTTGTCTTCACCTACTTCGATTAGTTTGAAACCACCCCTGAAGATAGAACACCACAAATcgtttgatgatgatgatgatttttcAAACAAACCTGTTTCAAAGAAAAGCAATATAGCACCTATAAAGGCAACTGTTTATTCAGTTGCGGATCTACAGATGGCAACAGATAGCTTCAGCTTCGACAACCTTGTTGGAGAGGGTACTTTTGGACGTGTTTACAGGGCACAGTTCAATGATGGAAAG GTTCTGGCCATCAAGAAATTAGACAGCACCGTGATGCCATTCCAATCATCTGATGACTTTGCTGAACTGGTctcaaatatttcaaaattaCACCATCCGAATCTGAATGAGCTTGTGGGCTACTGTATGGAACATGGGCAGCACTTGCTTGTGTATGATTTTCACAGGAATGGATCGCTTCATGATCTACTTCACCTTTCTGACGAGTACAGTAAGCCACTTAGTTGGAACTCTCGTGTTAAGATTGCACTTGGCTCTGCTCGTGCACTAGA GAATTTCAAGTCATCAAACATTTTGCTGGACTCGGAATTCAATCCTCACCTTTCAGATGCTGGACTTGCAAGCTTTATTCCTGATGCTGAATTCCAG GCAGCAGAACAAAGTGCCGGATACACTGCCCCAGAGGTGGACATGACCGGTCAGTACACCCTCAAGAGTGATGTCTACAGCTTTGGAGTTGTCATGCTTGAGCTATTGACTGGGCGTAGACCATTTGATAG CTCTAGACCCAGATCAGAGCAGTCACTTGTGCGGTGGGCAACTCCCCAGCTGCATGACATCGATGCATTGGACAGGATGGTGGATCCTGCACTCAAGGGTCTATACCCAGCCAAATCTCTATCCCGATTTGCTGATGTGCTCGCGCTGTGTGTCCAG CCCGAACCAGAATTCAGGCCACCAATGTCAGAGGTGGTGCAAGCATTGGTTCGACTTGTGCAGAGGGCCAACATGACGAAGAGAATGCTCGATGGAGATACTTCTCGGCGAGCAGATGATCAGGACCCAGATTTCATATGA
- the LOC120647080 gene encoding protein STRUBBELIG-RECEPTOR FAMILY 7-like isoform X6: MGRRSGGGGGTVGVPWLLLLLGCCCCSRRIFAAADTDPNDLAVLNTLFTSLNSPGQLNGWQANGGDPCGQSWKGVICSGSGVTKILLPNLGLSGNLAYNMNNLGSLTELDMSQNSLGGGNQIQYNLPYMKLEKLDLSFNSLTGDLPQSFTGLSSLKKLYLQNNQFTGYINVLANLPLEALNVANNRFTGWIPSQLKKINSIQTDGNSWSTGPAPPPPPYTAPPPPNRRNGPGQNGDGSGGKSGIGGGGVAGIIISLLVVGAIVAFFLIKRRKRKAAMEEHFEQHQPFTSFPSNEVKDMKPIDESTAVDIESLSSPTSISLKPPLKIEHHKSFDDDDDFSNKPVSKKSNIAPIKATVYSVADLQMATDSFSFDNLVGEGTFGRVYRAQFNDGKVLAIKKLDSTVMPFQSSDDFAELVSNISKLHHPNLNELVGYCMEHGQHLLVYDFHRNGSLHDLLHLSDEYSKPLSWNSRVKIALGSARALEYLHEICSPSIIHKNFKSSNILLDSEFNPHLSDAGLASFIPDAEFQAAEQSAGYTAPEVDMTGQYTLKSDVYSFGVVMLELLTGRRPFDSSRPRSEQSLVRWATPQLHDIDALDRMVDPALKGLYPAKSLSRFADVLALCVQPEPEFRPPMSEVVQALVRLVQRANMTKRMLDGDTSRRADDQDPDFI; encoded by the exons atggggaggaggagcggaggcggtggtgggACGGTGGGCGTgccatggctgctgctgctcctcggatgctgctgctgcagcagacGGATCTTCGCTGCTGCGGACACGGACCCCAACGATC TTGCTGTCCTCAATACACTCTTTACTAGTCTGAATTCTCCTGGGCAGCTCAATGGTTGGCAGGCAAATGGTGGTGATCCTTGTGGCCAGTCATGGAAGGGGGTAATTTGCTCAGGATCAGGGGTcactaaaat CTTATTGCCGAACTTGGGACTCTCCGGGAATCTGGCCTACAACATGAATAACTTGGGTTCATTGACTGAGCT TGACATGAGCCAAAACAGCCTTGGCGGTGGAAACCAAATACAGTACAATCTTCCCTATATGAAGCTTGAGAAACT AGATCTCTCCTTTAATTCTCTTACTGGTGATCTACCACAAAGTTTCACTGGATTGTCAAGCCTGAAAAAATT ATATTTGCAGAACAATCAATTTACTGGTTATATCAATGTCCTAGCTAATCTCCCCCTTGAAGCTCT GAATGTTGCAAACAACCGTTTCACAGGTTGGATTCCTAGTCAGCTTAAGAAGATAAACAGTATACA GACTGACGGAAATTCTTGGAGCACAGGACCagcgccacctccacctccatatacagcgccgcctcccccgaATCGTCGGAACGGCCCAGGGCAGAATGGTGATGGTTCTGGTGGAAAATCTGGAATAGGTGGTGGAGGTGTAGCAGGAATTATCATATCATTGCTGGTTGTTGGAGCAATTGTTGCATTCTTTctaataaaaagaagaaaacgcAAAGCTGCTATGGAAGAACACTTTGAACAGCACCAGCCATTCACTTCCTTCCCCTCGAACGAAGTTAAAG ACATGAAGCCTATTGACGAGTCTACTGCAGTAGACATAGAGTCTTTGTCTTCACCTACTTCGATTAGTTTGAAACCACCCCTGAAGATAGAACACCACAAATcgtttgatgatgatgatgatttttcAAACAAACCTGTTTCAAAGAAAAGCAATATAGCACCTATAAAGGCAACTGTTTATTCAGTTGCGGATCTACAGATGGCAACAGATAGCTTCAGCTTCGACAACCTTGTTGGAGAGGGTACTTTTGGACGTGTTTACAGGGCACAGTTCAATGATGGAAAG GTTCTGGCCATCAAGAAATTAGACAGCACCGTGATGCCATTCCAATCATCTGATGACTTTGCTGAACTGGTctcaaatatttcaaaattaCACCATCCGAATCTGAATGAGCTTGTGGGCTACTGTATGGAACATGGGCAGCACTTGCTTGTGTATGATTTTCACAGGAATGGATCGCTTCATGATCTACTTCACCTTTCTGACGAGTACAGTAAGCCACTTAGTTGGAACTCTCGTGTTAAGATTGCACTTGGCTCTGCTCGTGCACTAGA GTATCTTCATGAAATATGTTCTCCATCCATCATCCATAAGAATTTCAAGTCATCAAACATTTTGCTGGACTCGGAATTCAATCCTCACCTTTCAGATGCTGGACTTGCAAGCTTTATTCCTGATGCTGAATTCCAG GCAGCAGAACAAAGTGCCGGATACACTGCCCCAGAGGTGGACATGACCGGTCAGTACACCCTCAAGAGTGATGTCTACAGCTTTGGAGTTGTCATGCTTGAGCTATTGACTGGGCGTAGACCATTTGATAG CTCTAGACCCAGATCAGAGCAGTCACTTGTGCGGTGGGCAACTCCCCAGCTGCATGACATCGATGCATTGGACAGGATGGTGGATCCTGCACTCAAGGGTCTATACCCAGCCAAATCTCTATCCCGATTTGCTGATGTGCTCGCGCTGTGTGTCCAG CCCGAACCAGAATTCAGGCCACCAATGTCAGAGGTGGTGCAAGCATTGGTTCGACTTGTGCAGAGGGCCAACATGACGAAGAGAATGCTCGATGGAGATACTTCTCGGCGAGCAGATGATCAGGACCCAGATTTCATATGA
- the LOC120647080 gene encoding protein STRUBBELIG-RECEPTOR FAMILY 7-like isoform X4 has protein sequence MGRRSGGGGGTVGVPWLLLLLGCCCCSRRIFAAADTDPNDLAVLNTLFTSLNSPGQLNGWQANGGDPCGQSWKGVICSGSGVTKILLPNLGLSGNLAYNMNNLGSLTELDMSQNSLGGGNQIQYNLPYMKLEKLNLAGNQFGGNLPYSISTMNNLKYLDLSFNSLTGDLPQSFTGLSSLKKLYLQNNQFTGYINVLANLPLEALNVANNRFTGWIPSQLKKINSIQTDGNSWSTGPAPPPPPYTAPPPPNRRNGPGQNGDGSGGKSGIGGGGVAGIIISLLVVGAIVAFFLIKRRKRKAAMEEHFEQHQPFTSFPSNEVKDMKPIDESTAVDIESLSSPTSISLKPPLKIEHHKSFDDDDDFSNKPVSKKSNIAPIKATVYSVADLQMATDSFSFDNLVGEGTFGRVYRAQFNDGKVLAIKKLDSTVMPFQSSDDFAELVSNISKLHHPNLNELVGYCMEHGQHLLVYDFHRNGSLHDLLHLSDEYSKPLSWNSRVKIALGSARALEYLHEICSPSIIHKNFKSSNILLDSEFNPHLSDAGLASFIPDAEFQAAEQSAGYTAPEVDMTGQYTLKSDVYSFGVVMLELLTGRRPFDSSRPRSEQSLVRWATPQLHDIDALDRMVDPALKGLYPAKSLSRFADVLALCVQPEPEFRPPMSEVVQALVRLVQRANMTKRMLDGDTSRRADDQDPDFI, from the exons atggggaggaggagcggaggcggtggtgggACGGTGGGCGTgccatggctgctgctgctcctcggatgctgctgctgcagcagacGGATCTTCGCTGCTGCGGACACGGACCCCAACGATC TTGCTGTCCTCAATACACTCTTTACTAGTCTGAATTCTCCTGGGCAGCTCAATGGTTGGCAGGCAAATGGTGGTGATCCTTGTGGCCAGTCATGGAAGGGGGTAATTTGCTCAGGATCAGGGGTcactaaaat CTTATTGCCGAACTTGGGACTCTCCGGGAATCTGGCCTACAACATGAATAACTTGGGTTCATTGACTGAGCT TGACATGAGCCAAAACAGCCTTGGCGGTGGAAACCAAATACAGTACAATCTTCCCTATATGAAGCTTGAGAAACT CAATCTTGCAGGAAATCAGTTTGGCGGAAATTTACCCTACTCAATTTCAACGATGAATAATCTTAAGTATTT AGATCTCTCCTTTAATTCTCTTACTGGTGATCTACCACAAAGTTTCACTGGATTGTCAAGCCTGAAAAAATT ATATTTGCAGAACAATCAATTTACTGGTTATATCAATGTCCTAGCTAATCTCCCCCTTGAAGCTCT GAATGTTGCAAACAACCGTTTCACAGGTTGGATTCCTAGTCAGCTTAAGAAGATAAACAGTATACA GACTGACGGAAATTCTTGGAGCACAGGACCagcgccacctccacctccatatacagcgccgcctcccccgaATCGTCGGAACGGCCCAGGGCAGAATGGTGATGGTTCTGGTGGAAAATCTGGAATAGGTGGTGGAGGTGTAGCAGGAATTATCATATCATTGCTGGTTGTTGGAGCAATTGTTGCATTCTTTctaataaaaagaagaaaacgcAAAGCTGCTATGGAAGAACACTTTGAACAGCACCAGCCATTCACTTCCTTCCCCTCGAACGAAGTTAAAG ACATGAAGCCTATTGACGAGTCTACTGCAGTAGACATAGAGTCTTTGTCTTCACCTACTTCGATTAGTTTGAAACCACCCCTGAAGATAGAACACCACAAATcgtttgatgatgatgatgatttttcAAACAAACCTGTTTCAAAGAAAAGCAATATAGCACCTATAAAGGCAACTGTTTATTCAGTTGCGGATCTACAGATGGCAACAGATAGCTTCAGCTTCGACAACCTTGTTGGAGAGGGTACTTTTGGACGTGTTTACAGGGCACAGTTCAATGATGGAAAG GTTCTGGCCATCAAGAAATTAGACAGCACCGTGATGCCATTCCAATCATCTGATGACTTTGCTGAACTGGTctcaaatatttcaaaattaCACCATCCGAATCTGAATGAGCTTGTGGGCTACTGTATGGAACATGGGCAGCACTTGCTTGTGTATGATTTTCACAGGAATGGATCGCTTCATGATCTACTTCACCTTTCTGACGAGTACAGTAAGCCACTTAGTTGGAACTCTCGTGTTAAGATTGCACTTGGCTCTGCTCGTGCACTAGA GTATCTTCATGAAATATGTTCTCCATCCATCATCCATAAGAATTTCAAGTCATCAAACATTTTGCTGGACTCGGAATTCAATCCTCACCTTTCAGATGCTGGACTTGCAAGCTTTATTCCTGATGCTGAATTCCAG GCAGCAGAACAAAGTGCCGGATACACTGCCCCAGAGGTGGACATGACCGGTCAGTACACCCTCAAGAGTGATGTCTACAGCTTTGGAGTTGTCATGCTTGAGCTATTGACTGGGCGTAGACCATTTGATAG CTCTAGACCCAGATCAGAGCAGTCACTTGTGCGGTGGGCAACTCCCCAGCTGCATGACATCGATGCATTGGACAGGATGGTGGATCCTGCACTCAAGGGTCTATACCCAGCCAAATCTCTATCCCGATTTGCTGATGTGCTCGCGCTGTGTGTCCAG CCCGAACCAGAATTCAGGCCACCAATGTCAGAGGTGGTGCAAGCATTGGTTCGACTTGTGCAGAGGGCCAACATGACGAAGAGAATGCTCGATGGAGATACTTCTCGGCGAGCAGATGATCAGGACCCAGATTTCATATGA
- the LOC120647080 gene encoding protein STRUBBELIG-RECEPTOR FAMILY 7-like isoform X1, with amino-acid sequence MGRRSGGGGGTVGVPWLLLLLGCCCCSRRIFAAADTDPNDLAVLNTLFTSLNSPGQLNGWQANGGDPCGQSWKGVICSGSGVTKILLPNLGLSGNLAYNMNNLGSLTELDMSQNSLGGGNQIQYNLPYMKLEKLNLAGNQFGGNLPYSISTMNNLKYLNLNHNQLLGNISDVFSSLYSLTELDLSFNSLTGDLPQSFTGLSSLKKLYLQNNQFTGYINVLANLPLEALNVANNRFTGWIPSQLKKINSIQTDGNSWSTGPAPPPPPYTAPPPPNRRNGPGQNGDGSGGKSGIGGGGVAGIIISLLVVGAIVAFFLIKRRKRKAAMEEHFEQHQPFTSFPSNEVKDMKPIDESTAVDIESLSSPTSISLKPPLKIEHHKSFDDDDDFSNKPVSKKSNIAPIKATVYSVADLQMATDSFSFDNLVGEGTFGRVYRAQFNDGKVLAIKKLDSTVMPFQSSDDFAELVSNISKLHHPNLNELVGYCMEHGQHLLVYDFHRNGSLHDLLHLSDEYSKPLSWNSRVKIALGSARALEYLHEICSPSIIHKNFKSSNILLDSEFNPHLSDAGLASFIPDAEFQAAEQSAGYTAPEVDMTGQYTLKSDVYSFGVVMLELLTGRRPFDSSRPRSEQSLVRWATPQLHDIDALDRMVDPALKGLYPAKSLSRFADVLALCVQPEPEFRPPMSEVVQALVRLVQRANMTKRMLDGDTSRRADDQDPDFI; translated from the exons atggggaggaggagcggaggcggtggtgggACGGTGGGCGTgccatggctgctgctgctcctcggatgctgctgctgcagcagacGGATCTTCGCTGCTGCGGACACGGACCCCAACGATC TTGCTGTCCTCAATACACTCTTTACTAGTCTGAATTCTCCTGGGCAGCTCAATGGTTGGCAGGCAAATGGTGGTGATCCTTGTGGCCAGTCATGGAAGGGGGTAATTTGCTCAGGATCAGGGGTcactaaaat CTTATTGCCGAACTTGGGACTCTCCGGGAATCTGGCCTACAACATGAATAACTTGGGTTCATTGACTGAGCT TGACATGAGCCAAAACAGCCTTGGCGGTGGAAACCAAATACAGTACAATCTTCCCTATATGAAGCTTGAGAAACT CAATCTTGCAGGAAATCAGTTTGGCGGAAATTTACCCTACTCAATTTCAACGATGAATAATCTTAAGTATTT AAACCTTAACCACAACCAATTACTAGGAAATATTTCCGATGTATTTTCCAGCCTTTATAGTTTGACAGAACT AGATCTCTCCTTTAATTCTCTTACTGGTGATCTACCACAAAGTTTCACTGGATTGTCAAGCCTGAAAAAATT ATATTTGCAGAACAATCAATTTACTGGTTATATCAATGTCCTAGCTAATCTCCCCCTTGAAGCTCT GAATGTTGCAAACAACCGTTTCACAGGTTGGATTCCTAGTCAGCTTAAGAAGATAAACAGTATACA GACTGACGGAAATTCTTGGAGCACAGGACCagcgccacctccacctccatatacagcgccgcctcccccgaATCGTCGGAACGGCCCAGGGCAGAATGGTGATGGTTCTGGTGGAAAATCTGGAATAGGTGGTGGAGGTGTAGCAGGAATTATCATATCATTGCTGGTTGTTGGAGCAATTGTTGCATTCTTTctaataaaaagaagaaaacgcAAAGCTGCTATGGAAGAACACTTTGAACAGCACCAGCCATTCACTTCCTTCCCCTCGAACGAAGTTAAAG ACATGAAGCCTATTGACGAGTCTACTGCAGTAGACATAGAGTCTTTGTCTTCACCTACTTCGATTAGTTTGAAACCACCCCTGAAGATAGAACACCACAAATcgtttgatgatgatgatgatttttcAAACAAACCTGTTTCAAAGAAAAGCAATATAGCACCTATAAAGGCAACTGTTTATTCAGTTGCGGATCTACAGATGGCAACAGATAGCTTCAGCTTCGACAACCTTGTTGGAGAGGGTACTTTTGGACGTGTTTACAGGGCACAGTTCAATGATGGAAAG GTTCTGGCCATCAAGAAATTAGACAGCACCGTGATGCCATTCCAATCATCTGATGACTTTGCTGAACTGGTctcaaatatttcaaaattaCACCATCCGAATCTGAATGAGCTTGTGGGCTACTGTATGGAACATGGGCAGCACTTGCTTGTGTATGATTTTCACAGGAATGGATCGCTTCATGATCTACTTCACCTTTCTGACGAGTACAGTAAGCCACTTAGTTGGAACTCTCGTGTTAAGATTGCACTTGGCTCTGCTCGTGCACTAGA GTATCTTCATGAAATATGTTCTCCATCCATCATCCATAAGAATTTCAAGTCATCAAACATTTTGCTGGACTCGGAATTCAATCCTCACCTTTCAGATGCTGGACTTGCAAGCTTTATTCCTGATGCTGAATTCCAG GCAGCAGAACAAAGTGCCGGATACACTGCCCCAGAGGTGGACATGACCGGTCAGTACACCCTCAAGAGTGATGTCTACAGCTTTGGAGTTGTCATGCTTGAGCTATTGACTGGGCGTAGACCATTTGATAG CTCTAGACCCAGATCAGAGCAGTCACTTGTGCGGTGGGCAACTCCCCAGCTGCATGACATCGATGCATTGGACAGGATGGTGGATCCTGCACTCAAGGGTCTATACCCAGCCAAATCTCTATCCCGATTTGCTGATGTGCTCGCGCTGTGTGTCCAG CCCGAACCAGAATTCAGGCCACCAATGTCAGAGGTGGTGCAAGCATTGGTTCGACTTGTGCAGAGGGCCAACATGACGAAGAGAATGCTCGATGGAGATACTTCTCGGCGAGCAGATGATCAGGACCCAGATTTCATATGA
- the LOC120647080 gene encoding protein STRUBBELIG-RECEPTOR FAMILY 6-like isoform X3, with amino-acid sequence MEHRNCLIDFSEKIIFPYHVAVLNTLFTSLNSPGQLNGWQANGGDPCGQSWKGVICSGSGVTKILLPNLGLSGNLAYNMNNLGSLTELDMSQNSLGGGNQIQYNLPYMKLEKLNLAGNQFGGNLPYSISTMNNLKYLNLNHNQLLGNISDVFSSLYSLTELDLSFNSLTGDLPQSFTGLSSLKKLYLQNNQFTGYINVLANLPLEALNVANNRFTGWIPSQLKKINSIQTDGNSWSTGPAPPPPPYTAPPPPNRRNGPGQNGDGSGGKSGIGGGGVAGIIISLLVVGAIVAFFLIKRRKRKAAMEEHFEQHQPFTSFPSNEVKDMKPIDESTAVDIESLSSPTSISLKPPLKIEHHKSFDDDDDFSNKPVSKKSNIAPIKATVYSVADLQMATDSFSFDNLVGEGTFGRVYRAQFNDGKVLAIKKLDSTVMPFQSSDDFAELVSNISKLHHPNLNELVGYCMEHGQHLLVYDFHRNGSLHDLLHLSDEYSKPLSWNSRVKIALGSARALEYLHEICSPSIIHKNFKSSNILLDSEFNPHLSDAGLASFIPDAEFQAAEQSAGYTAPEVDMTGQYTLKSDVYSFGVVMLELLTGRRPFDSSRPRSEQSLVRWATPQLHDIDALDRMVDPALKGLYPAKSLSRFADVLALCVQPEPEFRPPMSEVVQALVRLVQRANMTKRMLDGDTSRRADDQDPDFI; translated from the exons ATGGAGCATCGAAACTGTCTTATAGATTTCTCTGAGAAGATCATTTTTCCTTATCATG TTGCTGTCCTCAATACACTCTTTACTAGTCTGAATTCTCCTGGGCAGCTCAATGGTTGGCAGGCAAATGGTGGTGATCCTTGTGGCCAGTCATGGAAGGGGGTAATTTGCTCAGGATCAGGGGTcactaaaat CTTATTGCCGAACTTGGGACTCTCCGGGAATCTGGCCTACAACATGAATAACTTGGGTTCATTGACTGAGCT TGACATGAGCCAAAACAGCCTTGGCGGTGGAAACCAAATACAGTACAATCTTCCCTATATGAAGCTTGAGAAACT CAATCTTGCAGGAAATCAGTTTGGCGGAAATTTACCCTACTCAATTTCAACGATGAATAATCTTAAGTATTT AAACCTTAACCACAACCAATTACTAGGAAATATTTCCGATGTATTTTCCAGCCTTTATAGTTTGACAGAACT AGATCTCTCCTTTAATTCTCTTACTGGTGATCTACCACAAAGTTTCACTGGATTGTCAAGCCTGAAAAAATT ATATTTGCAGAACAATCAATTTACTGGTTATATCAATGTCCTAGCTAATCTCCCCCTTGAAGCTCT GAATGTTGCAAACAACCGTTTCACAGGTTGGATTCCTAGTCAGCTTAAGAAGATAAACAGTATACA GACTGACGGAAATTCTTGGAGCACAGGACCagcgccacctccacctccatatacagcgccgcctcccccgaATCGTCGGAACGGCCCAGGGCAGAATGGTGATGGTTCTGGTGGAAAATCTGGAATAGGTGGTGGAGGTGTAGCAGGAATTATCATATCATTGCTGGTTGTTGGAGCAATTGTTGCATTCTTTctaataaaaagaagaaaacgcAAAGCTGCTATGGAAGAACACTTTGAACAGCACCAGCCATTCACTTCCTTCCCCTCGAACGAAGTTAAAG ACATGAAGCCTATTGACGAGTCTACTGCAGTAGACATAGAGTCTTTGTCTTCACCTACTTCGATTAGTTTGAAACCACCCCTGAAGATAGAACACCACAAATcgtttgatgatgatgatgatttttcAAACAAACCTGTTTCAAAGAAAAGCAATATAGCACCTATAAAGGCAACTGTTTATTCAGTTGCGGATCTACAGATGGCAACAGATAGCTTCAGCTTCGACAACCTTGTTGGAGAGGGTACTTTTGGACGTGTTTACAGGGCACAGTTCAATGATGGAAAG GTTCTGGCCATCAAGAAATTAGACAGCACCGTGATGCCATTCCAATCATCTGATGACTTTGCTGAACTGGTctcaaatatttcaaaattaCACCATCCGAATCTGAATGAGCTTGTGGGCTACTGTATGGAACATGGGCAGCACTTGCTTGTGTATGATTTTCACAGGAATGGATCGCTTCATGATCTACTTCACCTTTCTGACGAGTACAGTAAGCCACTTAGTTGGAACTCTCGTGTTAAGATTGCACTTGGCTCTGCTCGTGCACTAGA GTATCTTCATGAAATATGTTCTCCATCCATCATCCATAAGAATTTCAAGTCATCAAACATTTTGCTGGACTCGGAATTCAATCCTCACCTTTCAGATGCTGGACTTGCAAGCTTTATTCCTGATGCTGAATTCCAG GCAGCAGAACAAAGTGCCGGATACACTGCCCCAGAGGTGGACATGACCGGTCAGTACACCCTCAAGAGTGATGTCTACAGCTTTGGAGTTGTCATGCTTGAGCTATTGACTGGGCGTAGACCATTTGATAG CTCTAGACCCAGATCAGAGCAGTCACTTGTGCGGTGGGCAACTCCCCAGCTGCATGACATCGATGCATTGGACAGGATGGTGGATCCTGCACTCAAGGGTCTATACCCAGCCAAATCTCTATCCCGATTTGCTGATGTGCTCGCGCTGTGTGTCCAG CCCGAACCAGAATTCAGGCCACCAATGTCAGAGGTGGTGCAAGCATTGGTTCGACTTGTGCAGAGGGCCAACATGACGAAGAGAATGCTCGATGGAGATACTTCTCGGCGAGCAGATGATCAGGACCCAGATTTCATATGA